One segment of Amycolatopsis alba DSM 44262 DNA contains the following:
- a CDS encoding amidase, producing MEIFQTAEEMAAALRAGEVTSVELTDEAIARIERDDKAINAICVPDFGRARAAARGADEARARGEDRPLLGIPVTVKESYNMVGLPTTWGMPQYRDHLPAEDAVQVSRLKDAGAVVLGKTNVPLGLQDIQSFNEIYGTTANPWDHERTSGGSSGGSAAALAAGFGALSIGSDLAGSLRTPAHFCGIYAHKPTLGLAAPRGMVAPPAPALPVDPDLAVVGPMARTARDLTLLLDVMAGPDPLTFGKAHKLTLPPARHERLGDFRVLVIEEHPLIPTGSAVRAGVNRVADALADAGARVERHTPLLPDLTEASTLYMQLLISGAVARFPVDSLDQLRTRVAGLSAEDQSLDSTRLRAMVFSHHEWVEANSRREFHRHGWRQFFAEFDAVVCPITPTPAFPHDHDPNPMERRLDIDGVEYPYFDQLAWAGLATMPGLPATAIPAGRSPEGLPVGVQLIGPMFEDRTPLRLAELLEQRIGGFQAPRPGSGQPRISHR from the coding sequence ATGGAGATTTTTCAGACGGCCGAAGAGATGGCGGCCGCCTTGCGCGCCGGTGAAGTGACCTCGGTGGAACTGACCGACGAGGCGATCGCCCGTATCGAACGGGACGACAAGGCGATCAACGCGATCTGCGTGCCGGACTTCGGCCGTGCGCGGGCCGCCGCGCGCGGTGCCGACGAGGCCCGTGCCCGCGGCGAGGACCGGCCGCTGCTCGGCATCCCGGTAACGGTGAAAGAGTCCTACAACATGGTCGGGCTGCCCACGACCTGGGGCATGCCGCAGTACCGGGACCACCTGCCCGCCGAGGACGCGGTGCAGGTGTCGCGGCTCAAGGACGCGGGGGCGGTGGTGCTCGGCAAGACCAATGTGCCCTTGGGGCTGCAAGACATCCAGAGCTTCAACGAGATCTACGGCACCACCGCCAATCCGTGGGACCACGAGCGCACCTCGGGCGGGTCCTCCGGCGGGTCGGCGGCGGCGCTGGCGGCCGGATTCGGCGCGCTGTCCATCGGCTCCGACCTCGCCGGTTCGCTGCGCACCCCCGCGCATTTCTGCGGCATCTACGCGCACAAGCCGACGCTCGGGCTGGCGGCGCCCCGCGGTATGGTCGCGCCGCCCGCGCCGGCGTTGCCGGTCGACCCGGACCTCGCCGTCGTCGGTCCGATGGCACGCACGGCCCGTGACCTCACGCTCCTGCTCGACGTCATGGCCGGACCGGACCCGCTGACGTTCGGCAAGGCACACAAGTTGACGCTGCCGCCCGCACGCCACGAGCGGCTCGGCGACTTCCGGGTCCTGGTCATCGAGGAGCATCCGCTCATTCCGACCGGATCCGCCGTGCGGGCGGGCGTGAACCGGGTGGCCGACGCGCTCGCCGACGCCGGCGCCCGCGTCGAACGGCACACTCCGCTGCTGCCCGATCTGACCGAAGCCTCGACCCTGTACATGCAGTTGCTGATTTCGGGCGCTGTCGCGCGTTTTCCCGTCGACTCGCTCGATCAGCTGCGGACCCGCGTGGCCGGACTGAGCGCGGAGGACCAGAGCCTCGACTCGACGCGGCTGCGCGCCATGGTGTTCAGCCATCACGAGTGGGTCGAGGCGAACAGCCGTCGCGAGTTCCACCGTCACGGCTGGCGGCAGTTCTTCGCCGAGTTCGATGCCGTGGTCTGCCCGATCACGCCCACTCCCGCGTTCCCGCACGACCACGACCCCAATCCGATGGAACGCCGGCTCGACATCGACGGCGTCGAGTACCCGTACTTCGACCAGCTCGCCTGGGCCGGTCTGGCCACCATGCCCGGACTGCCGGCCACCGCCATCCCGGCGGGCAGGTCCCCCGAAGGTCTGCCGGTGGGAGTGCAGCTCATCGGTCCGATGTTCGAGGACCGCACCCCGCTGCGGCTGGCCGAACTCCTCGAACAGAGGATCGGCGGCTTCCAGGCGCCGCGGCCGGGTTCCGGTCAGCCGCGGATCAGCCACAGGTAA